In the Hermetia illucens chromosome 1, iHerIll2.2.curated.20191125, whole genome shotgun sequence genome, accgccatccagatttcctccgacttcagcatctcttcaaccaggttcgagggctcgatgtcagcccccaagatgctgttcaacctccttttctgctgcagaaatctgggacaatggaacatacgtgctccgggtcctcgggtgtagcaccgcattcaggacagttgggagactcgtccaactcgaagcaatgtgtacttcctatagccaccgtgtcccgtaaggaactgtgacaggtggtaattcaattctccgtgctttcgggcgacccatttctcgatagacgggatcaatgtatgggtccaccggcccttgtcggagttatcccaccgttgttgccacttgccacacaactctctcctgatggcttttcggaaatccgcattcacctcggctggatttgccttccgtttttcgtagagccaatgtgcctcgctcgctagaagatctatagggatcattcctgcgatgacacacactgcctccgtcgacgccgtcctaaatgcgctgcacacccttagcgcaattggccggtatgccgaacttatcttcctctggtttacagcgtggttcaacgctcctgcccagacaggggccgcgtatagcaggatcgacctcaccactcccgcgatgagtggCCTGCGACTATACTCCTCCCACGTTagtcatcatccttgcaagggatgagctggcatttgctgccttctctcgcgcataatccaagtgtcccttgaaactcagcttggcatcgatcatcacccccagatatttgacaattgattctgagacgacctcacgattttACCAACCTGGacggtaaccgtgttgttcttcctacggttagtaatgaggaccgccctttcgtccgccaggtctagcttggccattcgtaaccatgacttggtAGTATGAAtgacttcatttgcataaagctccacatcctcgggatgctttgcaattgcaactactgtTCCAGGTCGTCAAGAAAATCGTCAAAGAAAACCCTTGCTCATTCTATAGATACCATCAACAAAATATCGCCTTCCACGACCGGGGAGCTTCCGCAACTAATTGGAGAAGTTGTCTCTTTTTGTCCTCCACCAAGACTCCACACCTCGCACCGACTCCATTTAGTTTTGCACATTACTTGTCCGCATCCCTGGAGATGTTCGCCACCATTTCCTATGCTTGGTTCCTATCCTCTAGCTGGACACTCGTCAAGAGGGACCACCAAGACGCAAAGAAATTCACTCGCCCACCTCCTTGAACAGGGCCCCAGTGGGCTCTACTTGTAGTACTCCGCCGCAAGCCAAGATCCACCACCAAGAAACAAGTACAAACATGCATGTCGTCACTTTGTAGTTCGACTTGAAACTAGAAGCTACTGTGTCTAAGATCATACTTTTTGTATTCCCTAACCCCCTTTTCACTTAGTTACCTTTTTTTTTACTCCAATTTATTACATTAATAACAATCCTAGCCCACACGTTCACCTGGTTAAGAAAATCGCATTGTTTTTTTCGCCTGATGTCTCAAAAAATCTGACTCTATTCGTGTGAACTCTTCGCAATTTCCCGGGGATATATTCTCGGGGGAATGGACgttgacaaccctatacgaTCCATGGAAGATGGCATCCAACTTACTAGATCGCGTATCCCTCAGCAGAACGCTATCACCGAAAGAGTTTTCATTGGGCACAGCTCCGTTCCAGAATGAGGCTTGTTATTGTACGCATTATCCACAAATCATCTCAagtaatttattaataataatgatcgctggcgcaacaatccatattggatcaaggccttgaagtgtgttagagcacttcatttaagaccgcaacggtacaccacagtacactgtgggagacaatgtggtcagcattgcgctcgcccgagattataaccctgattttactcaggtactcattcacagctaagtcgactggtgtccgacatccagtcacgataacaaattcctctgcccccagcgagatttgaaacgcgaccttccgctacgacagctcagcgctctaaccacttgagccattcggacACCAAGTAATTTATTAAGGCCGAATACTGCCTTTCTGCAGCATTAAATTGCGGATGATACGTCACCGTTTGCAGCTTCTTTACATGCAAGATCTTGCACAATGATTAGAAAACCTCACCTGTGAAGTATAAGCCTTGATCTGTAACAATGGCCCGTGATAACGAATAGTGATTAATTATTTCGCCAAACAACCCTTTGGCTACTGTGTCCGGTTCCTGAACAGGGATCGCCCTGAAATCCACAACTTCGTCAAATCATCCACCATTGTCAGAATGTACTTGTTACTTCTCGAGGTCTCCGGCAGCGACCCTACCAAATCAATATATATCTTATCGAATAGCCTGTCGAATACCGAGGTAACCACTAAGGGCATATTCGTTTGACGATGGTGCTTGTTTTTCTGGCATTGCACACACCGGGCCACATATCGCTAAACGTCTTTCTCTATTTCCTTCCACCTAAACAATCGCCTGATTGTAGCGAAAGTTTTGCTGACGCGAAAGTGGCCCCCAAACCTCGAGTCATGATAGTCCCTAAGGACTagagtagtataaatatgtatgttctaatccactttcatataaaaatcttgcggttttgagacggcatgtatgttcgaatccagtttcatatgaaaatgttgtggtttggggcggccggtttggcgcgtgccgggggcgacttttagggaTGCGTAGTTCGTAGGGGGTCGTCCGCGGGGGTTCGTGGAGACTCGTTCCGGGCCGGGGCGGGGCGGGGCGGCGtgcgtttttgttgttgttggatgtCATGTGCGTATTGCTTGGGTGATGGGGAATTGCTTATCAGGTTGACGTATTTGAGAGTGAATATTAGACCGTGGGTGAATATGtagtaagtttgaaaatgatggtttttttttgtagattttatttacttggctgattgttgttgttgtgataAGAGGTGATCGTTTGAGCGCCATGTGCTAATTGTTTGGATgacaaattaatataaatagtgGAATTTGTGAAAAGATTTTGTTATAAGTGAAAAGTTGCCGTAGAGGATGGATTCGATTAACGAATTATTGGGCTGCAAGCCGCTCATTTATATTAAAACGTCAGAGTTGGAAGTGGGAAAGCGATACCACATCACTGGAGGCGAGAGAATGGAAACACGGTAAGttagaatttaaaattaaacttttcttctgctaacaagttctttttttcattgctttttcTATAGATATGGACAGACTATCGTCGTGGATTTGGAGGGTACTATGCGGTTATTTTTACCATCGCGCTATAGTAAATGTAGCGATAATGTGTTGGACGACTTCAATACAGGGAAGTTGTCCTTGAGTTGCAGCGGTGCGGCCAATTCCAAAAACTTGGAATTCCATcttcatatataataataaaccatGAAAATGTAGATTTAGAtgtgaacatttattattattcacagaaaaattacttacaataaagaaaaaaacaaaatttattatttacaatgaaaacttctttttattacatttgattattattttgagtGATAAATTTTTTCAGAAGGAATGCGTTTTGTAGCGCCCAACATCCGCTGTTGGCATTACAGCGTAACATGTCGGGATCATTTTGTTTCAGTGATTTTAGATTCGGACAGCTGTGATCTTCCACATTGAATACTAGTGCAATATTTCCCAGCAAATCATCCAgccattttttcttctctgttCCTTTGACGTAGATGGTTGTATTTTTCATGTTTAGAAgtaaatattctttcacttcccAAAATGTTGTTAGTCCACCTTCCCATTTCAATCCATGATGATTTTCGTATACCCAGTGTGCCTGGGATTGCAGCTCTCTTGATAGTGTTGAAAAACTGAAGGGAGGTTTCAGTATAAAGTGTCGATGAAAATTTTCGTTTACATTTACGACAGCTAACTCTTTGATGATGAAAGTATTGTTGCATCCTCTAAATCCTTGCATATCGATAACGAAAATCGTCGTCATGGTGATGAAATGGTGTAGTTTGCTTGCGTGCAGAATGTAAACGTGATACTGGATTAACATTTATAGTTTCCATAGTTTTTATACAAGTTTTTGAACTGAAGAAGTAAGTGGGTTGTACTCTATCACACGATCATGTAGGAGCAAGCAGTAAGCTGTTGTTAAGGCAGGCACATCTACAGATGTTTTCATGTCTAACCTTATGTCCACTGAGCCAGATTTCATGGATTCATTTTGACGTGAACAATCAATTACTATAATTGGTGCAGATTCCTTATATTCGCTTCGTGAAAGTAGTGGCTGAGGTTGTACACCGTAATAAGATTGTTGAAAATTGCAGTACATATCATAAAGAAGAGCGAATCGATCAcgggaaaatttaatattcatatCGTCATAAGGATACGATTCGGAGTTTAAATgtattttaatatttgttaaaTCACAGTGATCAAATTTGCTGGCATCTTTGTCTTTGagattttttcgatttgtcTGTAAAGCTAAAATAACATATCGAGGTTTTTCGAGTTGACCTGTGGTTTTCACATTCCACACATGATCTGTTGTTGTGGGTAGAACTGGATATTCGTACAGTTCCCAATTTCGAAAGCTTATTTGAATCGGATGTCCCGATTCAATATATTTCAACATTGACAATTTTTCAGCGCCATCGGGATTAACATGGGGCACCTTCCACTgtagtttaaaaattttgatgTGTACATTATCAGTGgatgaaataaatgcattttcatcGCTTCTTGTGCGAACCAAAATTAGCTCGTGTTTAGCGTTTACAATAATTTTCTTGTAGTCCTCGGCAAATCCCAAAAGTTTTCTTAGCGGAATAGAAAAGTTGAAGTAACCACTTGACGGTGTGATAGATTCGTTCGGTGACCAAGCGGCATTATAAAGCATtttactttcgttttcattaaGTGATACATAATTTTTTAACGTCGATGTTATTCCCACATTTTTGTTTCGATCGATTTCTACTCCATTCAGTTCATATCTTATCTCATCAAATAGGAAAGCTACGCTATTATTCGTCAATTTAGCTAGTGCTGATATTGTTCCATCTGTTTTAGTTAAGGCGCCTTCAATGTAAATGAAATTCTGACTCGgcaaaatacacaaatcctgTTGTTGGATGGGTATTCGGATTTCATCACTGGAGTTGTATGATGATAAGAATGGAGAGTAGCTATGGTATTCGATTtttgatatactattatcaaaacTGATTTTACGTGTAACGTTCAGGATATCgctcattatttttgtttcaatttgaatCCCAATAACTTTAGATACTGTTTATTTTGCAATGTTAATCGCGGTCTAGCTCGTTTGATTTTTCTGATTGAACTGGTTCTATCTACATTATCGGGCAGGTATTTATCATCGTTATATAGCAGCATCCTGAGGCTTCAAATGAAGTCTAATCGTTATTGTTTCCCCCTTGAAGTTTATTATATCTCCGTTTTGATCAATCAGCTTAAGAATTAGCGTGCTTATTCGTTTAAGGCTTACCGGTAAATAAATGACGTTACTAGGAACCTCCACTATTTTATAACCTGGTCCTACTTCAGGTGAGAATTCATGGATTGTGTGTGAGGGAATATTATTGATGTAAGAATTTCCAACTATGTTACACTCAATCCGTATTACGTTCACTTTACTTATACTCACAGGTAGATCAGAAGtatgtttttcattgattttcaattcTCGTTTAGCGAATCCCAACAATTGACCAATGGGTCTTCCTTCATTGAAGTAAATTGGAGCATTTGactttatttcacttttgagtGTATCATTATTAGCCTGtattaaaagaattattttgtcattGATCTTCGCTAGTTCTTTATACAGATAGTTGGCAATATCATCAATTTCGTACGATCCAATGGGTATTTCTATAATGTGCTTCCcaatgtgaaataaattatttttttcatccacGTTAGGTATAGAATTATATGTTTGAAAATCAACAAGTCCGCATACGTAACCACCTTGTAAATCGATTGGTGGAAAATATTCAGTTGTAAGAATGGATGAATTTCCACTTAGAGTTAATGTAAGTGCCATGGCAGCATATAAAACAATGAttgattttcagttttaaaagtatttatatatatatttacaaaagattgtacaaaaatttcaaacataaaTGTCCACAGTTATATGAGTCGTAGCTTTGATATGCATTGTAGTTGTATTTTATATTAGAACCTAGATAATCTATTAGCTCTTTCGGTggaggtaaatttccaaaactatCAAAGTATTCCACATATCGATTCTGTTTTTTGTATGCTACCCAATGAGTACCAGAACCCTGCATCCAGATTTACAATACCACATTCGTTTTGCTTTGCAGCTCCCCTCGGTAAATTATTTCGCATGAAAACTCCTCTGAAGTTTGACAAGAATCTGGCGAATCTCTTTAAATCATTCTCATTTAATGCTCTCTAGGGTAgcgtttttaaaagttttttgaagCAGGATTCAAAAACAACCCTAATCCTTTTCTGTACGGTTTTAAATGCAATCCTCGGCCTAATGTTATCTCCTCCATTTTTTGGTTATGACGCTGTTTTTCTTCTAAGGTCTTTTTGGCATTGGTAGCATCATTAACAGCTTTCGCTATTCCCGCAGCTCCACCTGATAAAGCACCAATAGCAAATAATCCTGCGAAAAGAGGAACTAGAAAAGGTAGAACTCCACCAACTTTAGGAATGGGTATTATCCTTGGAGTCTTGAGAGTCTTCTTCCGTCCCTTTGTTATATTCTTTGTAGCAGCTAAGGCTACTTTAATACTCCCTTTAATTGTGTCGGGTTTCTTTCTTTTGACAATCCTTCGGACTTTGGAAACAATTGTTCCAAATTTCGGTTTATTCTTCATTCCCATCCCTAATTTTACTTTAGCTTTCATCATGTTGGTTACAAGTAGTGCGTTAGCTCGTTCTGACAATCCTGCGTCTGCTGATCTGACTCGTTGCCATGCCTTTTCAGCTAATATTTTATCTAATATATGACGATCAGccgtttctttaaattttgaatatccaaTATCATGCTCTTTACAGGCTTGATCCAATAAGTTTATTCCTGGATCACCTCTAGCAAGCCGCTCGCTTAGTTTTGTACCAGGACCACAGTATTGATAACCAGGTAGATGCAGTTCAATTGGAAGTTTATTGATTAGGGTATTAATCACACCTCTTCCTTTCACCGCTTTTCGTGTTGTActagtatatttatttttatgatcaATCATTTTATAGTGACCGTTCTCTTTGCGTCTATGTATGCGTATAATCCTGCTCGGTTCAACAACTCTCGCAGACTATAATACTTTTTGCAACAACGTAATTACTTTCAGTCTGGTTGTTTAGTTGCACTGATAATGCGGtttatacaacaacaacaaaggttGGTGGTGGAAAACACTGACATTACAAATGAAAGCTGTATAGCTAAACACAGCAATTTATTGCCTAATAATATTCGGGGTATTATTACGGGTCCTTCTAACTGCGGCAAAACTAACGTTATGCTTTCTCTATTGAAGCATCCAAAtggtataaaatttgaaaatatttacatctaCTCGAAATCATTACATCAACCCAAATATGAACATTTGAAGCAGGCTGTTAAAGCTATTTCCGGATTAGGCTTCTATACATTCTCAAATAATAGTGAAGTGATTTCGCCTGAAGAATCCAAATCTgactctgttttcattttcgatGATATTGCCAGTGAGAAACAAGAGAATATTCGATCATATTTCTGTATGGGACGACATCATAACATTGATAGCTTTTATCTGTGTCAAACATATACAAGAATACCGAAACACCTTATTCGAGATAACGCAAATATTTTGATTATATTCAAACAGGATGATATGAATTTAAGACACATTTACAATGATCACGTAAACACCGACATGACTTTCGAACAGTTTAGAACCATTTGTGCTGAATGTTGGAATGACAAATATGGATTCTGTGTAATTGATAAAGACAGTTCTTTAGAGAAGGGTCGATATCGAAAGGGATTCGATATATTCATAATACTATAAAAGCAAATCCACAGTATGGAAAGAACCCCCCATCTATTAAAAGCATCATTACCAACTTAGCAGTCCaggagcagttcaaagcagttcaaagcagttcagaagcagttcaaaagcagttcagaagcagttcagaagcagttcaaagcagtccaggagcagttcaaagcagttaaaatcagttcaggaacagttcaaagcagttcaaaGGATCAGTTTGATGCAGCTCAATAGCTGTTCAATACAGTTCGATAACAGTTCAATACGGTTTGAGTGCAGCAACAGTGAGGACAGTTCCAAACaattcaaaaaagaaacaaagcgATTTAGGTGCTGCAAAAATCAGTTCAAAATCAAACTAAAACCTATTGAAAGcatatttcaaaacattttagatatatttcgaaatttgaccAATTGCATCCGTTGCTGATTCCATAAACAATGAAAAGAACAAAGCTTGACAAACAGTTGCTCAGAGATATTGTAAAGACAACCGATTCaataaggaaaaaatatcaacagcTGAAAGCTAACAAAGCCGGAACAGAGATTCAGTTGGAAGAAACATTTAAGCCCATCACGGAACCCCTCAaagaatttgttaaaaaagctaaaGTATTGCAGGAACAAGACATAAAAAAACAAGAGTTTAAAGAAGAGTCTTCATCAGCTCGTATTAAATGTAAAGATGAGGAATTAAAGAGAGATCGTGCCTATGAAGAAAatgaacacatttttgaaaCTCCTAAGTCTTCTACAAAAGCTGTTCGCCAATATGTTGCCACTCCGGAAGGGCAAGAATATCTGGGAGAATACCTGAAGCAGAATCATTTTTCAGATGTTGCTAGGCAATATCTAGATATCTATGTAAATCAACCATCTGTAATTGACAGTATTTATACGGATGACAATGATGGAAATCAGtggaaaataggaaattcaGATTTCGCAATCGATGATAATCATATAATTGTAGATGAAAAATCTTACATTGGAAGTCGGGGTTTATATGAACTACTTTTTATGAAGTATCCAGATGAAACAATATATTCCGACGATGATTTAGAGAATTATAAAAGTATTCTTCTACACTCTAATGCCCACAGGCGTTCTTATGACAGTAGCAGTCAAATCAATGGAAATCGAAGCTTTAAATATACAAGAATAATTTCTAAATTGTtaaatagaaaagaaggaaaagggtTAACACGAACCCCTAATATTAAATGCAAAAACCCTAATTTAATGGAAACGTCTAACAAACAAATTGACTATATATATTGGGATGATCCCAATGAACTACTAAGTCGATTGCGGTTACTCATTGCGTCACAGCAAGCCGGTCACAATaatcataacaatgaaattatatcaatcattgaagaattgaaagaatcaCAAATAATAGAATAAACACGCAGCTCACATCATTTATTAAATGGGTGTTGATGAATTTGGTCGATTTTCAAACGATACTGGAGGAGGAAAACGTGGTTTGCAAGGACTTCAAGGACCCCCAGGTCCTCAAGGTCCTATAGGTCAGCAGGGGCCCTCGGGTCCCCGAGGTCCAGAAGGAAAACCTGGTAAGGATGGTCTACAAGGTTTGCATGGTGCGGGATTTAATAAAACGGAAAGCGGTGATTACaacatcaaattcaaacaaCTCAAGAATCTTGGAGAACCCGTTGAGGATGCTGATGCTTCTACAAAGAACTACGTTGATATTAACATTGAGAAACTCAAAGAATATATAGACAGACAAATTCAACTTGAAATCGACGAACTTACAaaactatgatgatgatgatgatgacagttcAAAGTCAtaccttaaaaacaacaaatacaaCTATCAATCATATTACGAAATTCAGTTCATTCTAAAATGAGCAAACGGCAAGTAGTAAACGAATTACATAGGTCAGCTCGAAAAAATTTTAACCGACGACCAGTCATAATTAAAGGTTTGGATGACTTGTGGCAGGCCGATTTAGTTGAAATGGGAGCATATGTTAGCGACAATACGGGGTTCCGTTTCCTTCTTACGATCATCGACACGTTTTCCAAGTTTGCGTGGACGGCTTCCATCAAAACAAAAACGGGTAAAGAAGTTGCTATAGCAATTGAACAGATTCTCCAACGAGGACGCATTCCTAAAAACCTACAAACAGACGACGGAAAAGAATTCTAcaacaaacattttaaaaatattatgacaaaatatcaaataaaccaTTATTCTACGTATAGTCCACTTAAGGCATCAATTGTTGAACGATTCAATCGTACCCTAAAGAATATGATGTGGAAAGAGTTTAGTATGAATGGAAACTACAAGTGGATGAGTCAAGTCGATGATATAGTTGACGCctacaataataaacaagtcgggaaaccggaagctggacgcttcaggtacgaaaggttttgtgtatttcttagtacgtagcacgtaatatttgcatatgtccactagcgggtgatattgacattgatagtcttcaattttcaaagaagcaacaacttcaacgtattataaatttgttagtaatagtgcgatttccatcaaacttggtacgatcatgctctacgttatagcctacatcccTGCagatgctaggatgaatttaaggggggtttccagccaattacaaaaaattatagtaatatactattattaactttattcgaacagatatcggtatgaaaggtatttcgcagccaaggcaccatatagtggcagcctcctgatttttttcagatttttcggtttggtagtttctgagaatggcccctttaaagaaatgatcactttcaaccccccgcacaccccacgtttccaagaaatgtgaaaactaagaccggcttcgaaaagtactaatcgagaccttaaatttgataccccacatgactatatttaatgaaaaaaaaatttacaccccccttttgcatgtatggggacccccccttaaattcaacgtaaaaggatgtaattcactgtatgtgtgagcgttcacagttcccacctttctaccaaatttggtgtcaatcgctacagccgtctccgagaaaaatgcgtgtgacggacagacagacagacagacagacagacagacagacagacggacagacagacagacagacagacagacagacagacggtaaaccgattttaatgaggttttgtgtttacacaaaaccttaaaaacaccgaACAATTAAAATGGCTCCGTCTGCTGTGAATAGTTCcaatgaaaaattactcctgTCTACCGTATACAACAACATTAAGGTGATGggtccatttaaatataatgtgGGTGATCATGTTCGAATCAGTAAATACAAGCATGTATTTGAAAAGGGCTACACACCCAATTGGACcacggaaattttcaaaattcgcgAAATTCGTATTACCAATCCCGTTACATATCTATTAGAAGATTACgaaggaaataaaattgaaggtgGTTTTTATGAGCCTGAACTATTGAAAGCTGAGCATCCGTCAATTTATcttgtggaaaaaatattgaaaaggaatGGTAACCAAGCGTTTGAGAAGTGGCTAGGGTTCTCAACGAAACACAATTCCTGGATAAATACCAAGGATATGATATATTAAGATTCACAATGAAACACTGTAATTTTGATtgaagaataaaatttattta is a window encoding:
- the LOC119661255 gene encoding uncharacterized protein LOC119661255; protein product: MSDILNVTRKISFDNSISKIEYHSYSPFLSSYNSSDEIRIPIQQQDLCILPSQNFIYIEGALTKTDGTISALAKLTNNSVAFLFDEIRYELNGVEIDRNKNVGITSTLKNYVSLNENESKMLYNAAWSPNESITPSSGYFNFSIPLRKLLGFAEDYKKIIVNAKHELILVRTRSDENAFISSTDNVHIKIFKLQWKVPHVNPDGAEKLSMLKYIESGHPIQISFRNWELYEYPVLPTTTDHVWNVKTTGQLEKPRYVILALQTNRKNLKDKDASKFDHCDLTNIKIHLNSESYPYDDMNIKFSRDRFALLYDMYCNFQQSYYGVQPQPLLSRSEYKESAPIIVIDCSRQNESMKSGSVDIRLDMKTSVDVPALTTAYCLLLHDRVIEYNPLTSSVQKLV
- the LOC119661262 gene encoding collagen alpha-1(XXV) chain-like, which produces MGVDEFGRFSNDTGGGKRGLQGLQGPPGPQGPIGQQGPSGPRGPEGKPGKDGLQGLHGAGFNKTESGDYNIKFKQLKNLGEPVEDADASTKNYVDINIEKLKEYIDRQIQLEIDELTKL
- the LOC119661269 gene encoding uncharacterized protein LOC119661269, which produces MAPSAVNSSNEKLLLSTVYNNIKVMGPFKYNVGDHVRISKYKHVFEKGYTPNWTTEIFKIREIRITNPVTYLLEDYEGNKIEGGFYEPELLKAEHPSIYLVEKILKRNGNQAFEKWLGFSTKHNSWINTKDMIY